The Oryctolagus cuniculus chromosome 5, mOryCun1.1, whole genome shotgun sequence genome includes a region encoding these proteins:
- the PLAGL1 gene encoding zinc finger protein PLAGL1 isoform X2, whose translation MHMATHSPQKSHQCAHCEKTFNRKDHLKNHLQTHDPNKMAFGCEECGKKYHTMLGYKRHLALHAASSGDLTCGVCALELESTEVLLDHLKSHAEEKPHTVTKEKKHQCDHCERCFYTRKDVRRHLVVHTGCKDFLCQFCAQRFGRKDHLTRHTKKTHSQELMRESLQAADYLGTFHTISPSFQLKAAALSPFPIGAPAQDGLAGSMPAEVHGLILGPPDQTAQPMPQLPESLVPMHPSVAPGSPPPILQNHKYNAGSTSYPPLANMPLKADTKGFCNINMYEDLPLQEPQSPHKLSPGFDMMKAGAGKINLPKELPPDAVNITIPASLDISSLLSFWQLPPPAPQNAFGNNTITLGPGESMPHRLNCLGQQQQEPPIAMGTVSLGQLPLPPIPHVFTAGTSTAILPHFHHAFR comes from the exons AT GCACATGGCTACCCATTCGCCACAGAAATCTCACCAGTGCGCTCACTGTGAGAAGACGTTCAACCGGAAGGACCACCTGAAAAACCACCTGCAGACCCACGACCCCAACAAAATGGCCTTTGGGTGTGAGGAGTGTGGGAAGAAGTACCACACCATGCTGGGCTACAAGAGGCACCTGGCCCTGCATGCGGCCAGCAGTGGCGACCTCACCTGTGGGGTCTGTGCTCTGGAGCTAGAGAGCACTGAGGTGCTGCTCGACCACCTCAAATCCCACGCTGAAGAAAAGCCCCACACGGTGACCAAGGAGAAGAAGCACCAATGTGACCACTGTGAGAGATGCTTCTACACCCGGAAGGATGTGCGTCGCCACCTGGTGGTCCACACAGGATGCAAGGACTTCCTGTGTCAGTTCTGTGCCCAGAGATTTGGGCGCAAAGACCACCTCACTCGCCATACCAAGAAGACCCACTCGCAGGAGCTGATGAGAGAGAGTCTGCAGGCCGCAGACTACCTGGGCACCTTCCATACCATCTCGCCTTCCTTTCAGCTGAAGGCTGCTGCCCTGTCTCCTTTCCCCATAGGAGCTCCTGCCCAGGATGGGCTTGCAGGTAGCATGCCGGCTGAGGTCCATGGCCTTATCCTCGGCCCCCCAGATCAAACCGCCCAACCAATGCCACAGCTGCCAGAGTCCCTTGTGCCCATGCACCCATCGGTAGCCCCGGGCTCTCCTCCTCCAATTCTTCAGAATCACAAGTACAATGCCGGTTCTACCTCATACCCGCCACTTGCAAACATGCCCCTCAAAGCAGACACTAAAGGGTTTTGCAATATCAACATGTATGAGGACTTGCCTCTGCAAGAGCCTCAGTCACCTCATAAGCTCAGTCCAGGTTTTGATATGATGAAGGCAGGTGCAGGAAAAATAAACCTGCCCAAGGAGCTGCCTCCAGATGCTGTGAACATAACAATTCCTGCCTCCCTGGACATTTCCTCTCTGTTGAGCTTCTGGCAGCTGCCACCTCCTGCTCCCCAAAATGCCTTTGGGAATAACACTATCACCCTTGGGCCTGGGGAATCTATGCCCCATAGATTAAACTgtctggggcagcagcagcaggaacccCCGATAGCCATGGGCACCGTGAGCTTGGGCCAGCTGCCCTTGCCTCCTATCCCCCATGTTTTCACAGCTGGCACCAGCACTGCTATCCTGCCTCATTTCCATCATGCATTCAGATAA
- the PLAGL1 gene encoding zinc finger protein PLAGL1 isoform X1: MERPFKCLQTDCGKAFVSRYKLMRHMATHSPQKSHQCAHCEKTFNRKDHLKNHLQTHDPNKMAFGCEECGKKYHTMLGYKRHLALHAASSGDLTCGVCALELESTEVLLDHLKSHAEEKPHTVTKEKKHQCDHCERCFYTRKDVRRHLVVHTGCKDFLCQFCAQRFGRKDHLTRHTKKTHSQELMRESLQAADYLGTFHTISPSFQLKAAALSPFPIGAPAQDGLAGSMPAEVHGLILGPPDQTAQPMPQLPESLVPMHPSVAPGSPPPILQNHKYNAGSTSYPPLANMPLKADTKGFCNINMYEDLPLQEPQSPHKLSPGFDMMKAGAGKINLPKELPPDAVNITIPASLDISSLLSFWQLPPPAPQNAFGNNTITLGPGESMPHRLNCLGQQQQEPPIAMGTVSLGQLPLPPIPHVFTAGTSTAILPHFHHAFR, encoded by the exons AT GGAGCGGCCGTTCAAGTGCTTGCAGACTGACTGTGGCAAAGCCTTTGTTTCCAGATATAAATTGATGAG GCACATGGCTACCCATTCGCCACAGAAATCTCACCAGTGCGCTCACTGTGAGAAGACGTTCAACCGGAAGGACCACCTGAAAAACCACCTGCAGACCCACGACCCCAACAAAATGGCCTTTGGGTGTGAGGAGTGTGGGAAGAAGTACCACACCATGCTGGGCTACAAGAGGCACCTGGCCCTGCATGCGGCCAGCAGTGGCGACCTCACCTGTGGGGTCTGTGCTCTGGAGCTAGAGAGCACTGAGGTGCTGCTCGACCACCTCAAATCCCACGCTGAAGAAAAGCCCCACACGGTGACCAAGGAGAAGAAGCACCAATGTGACCACTGTGAGAGATGCTTCTACACCCGGAAGGATGTGCGTCGCCACCTGGTGGTCCACACAGGATGCAAGGACTTCCTGTGTCAGTTCTGTGCCCAGAGATTTGGGCGCAAAGACCACCTCACTCGCCATACCAAGAAGACCCACTCGCAGGAGCTGATGAGAGAGAGTCTGCAGGCCGCAGACTACCTGGGCACCTTCCATACCATCTCGCCTTCCTTTCAGCTGAAGGCTGCTGCCCTGTCTCCTTTCCCCATAGGAGCTCCTGCCCAGGATGGGCTTGCAGGTAGCATGCCGGCTGAGGTCCATGGCCTTATCCTCGGCCCCCCAGATCAAACCGCCCAACCAATGCCACAGCTGCCAGAGTCCCTTGTGCCCATGCACCCATCGGTAGCCCCGGGCTCTCCTCCTCCAATTCTTCAGAATCACAAGTACAATGCCGGTTCTACCTCATACCCGCCACTTGCAAACATGCCCCTCAAAGCAGACACTAAAGGGTTTTGCAATATCAACATGTATGAGGACTTGCCTCTGCAAGAGCCTCAGTCACCTCATAAGCTCAGTCCAGGTTTTGATATGATGAAGGCAGGTGCAGGAAAAATAAACCTGCCCAAGGAGCTGCCTCCAGATGCTGTGAACATAACAATTCCTGCCTCCCTGGACATTTCCTCTCTGTTGAGCTTCTGGCAGCTGCCACCTCCTGCTCCCCAAAATGCCTTTGGGAATAACACTATCACCCTTGGGCCTGGGGAATCTATGCCCCATAGATTAAACTgtctggggcagcagcagcaggaacccCCGATAGCCATGGGCACCGTGAGCTTGGGCCAGCTGCCCTTGCCTCCTATCCCCCATGTTTTCACAGCTGGCACCAGCACTGCTATCCTGCCTCATTTCCATCATGCATTCAGATAA